One Vicia villosa cultivar HV-30 ecotype Madison, WI unplaced genomic scaffold, Vvil1.0 ctg.000437F_1_1, whole genome shotgun sequence DNA segment encodes these proteins:
- the LOC131628261 gene encoding borneol dehydrogenase, mitochondrial-like has translation MATASFVSAAFKRLEGKVALITGGASGIGEATARLFSQNGAKVVIADIQDDQGHAVCQDLHKSTASYVHCDITNEKDVENAVNTTVSKYGKLDIMFNNAGITGVNNTNILEYELSEFQQVINVNLVGVFLGTKHASRVMIPARRGSIINTASVAGSICGAASHGYTSSKHAVVGLTRNTAVELGPFGIRANCVSPYVVLSPLAKKYLKLDDDGILGVYSNLKDTNLMPNDVAEAVLYLGSDESKYVSGHNLVVDGGFTVVNNGFCVFEQSV, from the exons ATGGCAACTGCTTCGTTCGTCTCTGCTGCTTTCAAAAG ACTTGAAGGGAAGGTGGCTCTCATCACCGGTGGTGCGAGCGGCATCGGCGAGGCCACCGCGAGACTCTTCTCTCAAAATGGAGCTAAAGTCGTTATAGCTGACATCCAAGATGATCAAGGTCACGCTGTTTGCCAAGATTTACACAAATCAACTGCTTCATATGTTCATTGCGACATAACAAATGAAAAGGACGTTGAGAACGCTGTGAACACAACCGTTTCCAAGTACGGTAAACTAGACATCATGTTTAACAACGCAGGCATAACCGGTGTAAACAATACCAACATACTGGAATACGAATTATCTGAATTTCAACAAGTGATTAACGTTAACTTGGTTGGTGTCTTTCTTGGAACAAAACATGCTTCAAGAGTAATGATCCCTGCTCGACGAGGTAGCATAATTAACACAGCTAGTGTTGCTGGAAGCATATGTGGTGCGGCTTCACATGGTTACACGAGTTCAAAGCACGCTGTTGTGGGTCTGACGAGAAACACTGCCGTCGAGCTTGGACCGTTTGGTATTCGGGCGAATTGTGTGTCGCCTTATGTTGTTCTCTCGCCGTTGGCTAAGAAATACTTAAAGTTAGATGATGATGGGATTCTAGGGGTTTATTCTAACCTAAAGGATACAAATCTTATGCCAAATGATGTGGCTGAAGCTGTTTTGTACTTGGGAAGTGATGAATCTAAGTATGTTAGTGGTCACAATCTTGTCGTTGATGGAGGATTTACAGTAGTTAACAATGGATTTTGTGTTTTTGAACAATCTGTATGA